In Kordiimonas pumila, a single genomic region encodes these proteins:
- a CDS encoding TonB-dependent receptor domain-containing protein has translation MLIIWPKHKGRTPIGRWCAAIWLIAVLTLGDLLTVHANAPEEKHVFHITEETLGGALQALARQAKVQLLYSYDLATSKDIHPVNGEYTVTEALDLLLRDTGFSGGLTARGIITVTPAEAKTKPVKEEHVLTQERKRGLLASIATILFGAGVASGVGAQDASTDGDFVYEEVVITGEKIGKSLKDTTTAITVITGSDGESRSVYDLIEFVPNVVANPFGVPNIRGVEGTGTALGSFTFFSGARPRVSTSVDGMTDVWSGYVNGEAGMWDVKQVEFLRGPQSTTQGRNTIGGAIIITTKEPSFDWEAGARVGYETERKNFQYAGVVSGPIVDDTLAFRLSVDGFSGHSFIDYTSNSGDFPWDPSETIDMNVRGKLLFKPSDDLTLKLTVVRRDQKGEYAQYVTGPDFFDYKFVADLATRTNARYQNTETTAVSFDVEYDFNEDLSGFLQAGYVDYHFEFDEHPGSITQVTEQENKTLEGRLVYNPEESSITGVAGFYYLKSSDDLYVGNNLYAADDNIETMAFFTDANVSLTDKLSMEIGGRIENEKQNRAVQLLSRNNAYDFIVDKTIFLPKIGFRYDLTDTITVGASARKGYNAGGGGFSFLRNESYDFDEERVDAFELSFRGSFFENRVKLNSNIFLNKYDGYQAVAFGPTGGSNDSIIINVDKGETYGIEGEMIVFVGKGLELNSSVGWLHTEIKEASGVNAYLVGNEFSYAPAVNAAVGFTQNFENGLSFGARLNYVGEYFSDIDNLATDLAGDYVTVSLNIGYETERFSVRAYAKNLFEEEILLRSATTTAQVGAPGSFGIVFDYNF, from the coding sequence ATGCTGATTATCTGGCCAAAACATAAGGGTCGAACACCCATAGGGAGGTGGTGCGCTGCAATCTGGTTGATTGCGGTACTGACACTTGGTGATTTACTGACTGTGCATGCAAATGCTCCTGAAGAAAAACATGTGTTTCATATTACAGAAGAAACACTAGGAGGAGCATTACAAGCGCTTGCACGCCAAGCCAAAGTGCAACTTCTCTACTCTTATGATTTGGCAACCAGCAAGGATATACACCCCGTAAATGGGGAATATACCGTTACTGAAGCACTGGATTTACTGCTCCGTGACACGGGTTTTTCGGGCGGCCTTACAGCAAGGGGGATCATTACGGTCACTCCGGCTGAAGCAAAAACGAAACCAGTCAAGGAGGAACACGTGTTAACTCAAGAGCGTAAAAGAGGGCTACTGGCATCTATTGCAACTATTTTATTTGGTGCAGGAGTCGCTAGCGGCGTTGGTGCACAAGATGCATCTACAGACGGCGATTTCGTGTATGAAGAAGTTGTCATTACCGGTGAAAAAATTGGTAAAAGCCTAAAAGATACAACAACAGCCATTACAGTTATAACAGGTAGCGACGGGGAATCCCGCTCTGTTTATGACCTGATTGAATTTGTGCCAAACGTAGTAGCTAATCCTTTTGGTGTCCCAAACATTAGGGGCGTTGAAGGTACGGGTACGGCGCTTGGTTCCTTTACATTCTTCTCAGGCGCACGCCCGCGCGTAAGCACATCAGTGGACGGCATGACCGATGTTTGGTCAGGCTATGTTAACGGCGAAGCAGGCATGTGGGACGTGAAACAGGTTGAGTTCCTGCGTGGCCCACAGTCTACCACACAAGGCCGTAACACTATTGGCGGTGCCATCATTATCACCACCAAAGAACCCTCTTTTGATTGGGAAGCAGGCGCCCGTGTCGGCTATGAAACGGAGCGTAAAAACTTTCAATATGCTGGCGTTGTGTCTGGCCCAATTGTTGATGATACACTGGCCTTCCGGCTTTCTGTTGATGGATTTTCCGGTCACAGCTTCATTGATTATACATCAAATAGCGGTGATTTTCCGTGGGATCCATCTGAAACAATTGATATGAATGTACGCGGTAAGCTATTATTCAAACCCAGTGACGACCTTACCCTGAAGCTGACCGTTGTACGCCGCGATCAAAAAGGTGAATATGCCCAATATGTAACCGGTCCCGACTTTTTTGATTACAAATTCGTAGCGGACCTCGCAACCCGTACAAATGCCCGCTACCAAAACACAGAAACAACAGCAGTAAGCTTTGATGTTGAATATGATTTCAATGAAGATCTTTCTGGCTTTCTGCAAGCAGGGTATGTGGACTATCATTTCGAATTTGACGAGCACCCCGGCAGCATTACACAGGTAACCGAGCAGGAAAACAAAACCCTGGAAGGTCGCCTCGTTTATAATCCGGAAGAAAGCAGCATTACCGGTGTTGCGGGCTTCTACTACCTGAAAAGCAGTGACGATCTCTATGTAGGCAACAACCTTTATGCTGCTGATGATAATATCGAAACAATGGCTTTCTTCACAGATGCTAACGTATCCCTTACAGACAAGCTTTCTATGGAAATTGGCGGTCGTATTGAAAACGAAAAGCAAAACCGCGCGGTTCAGCTTTTGTCCAGAAACAATGCCTATGATTTTATTGTTGATAAAACCATTTTCCTACCCAAAATTGGCTTTCGGTATGATCTGACCGACACAATAACTGTGGGTGCAAGCGCGCGCAAAGGCTATAACGCTGGCGGCGGCGGTTTTAGTTTCCTTAGGAACGAGTCTTACGATTTTGATGAAGAACGTGTAGATGCCTTTGAGCTATCTTTCCGGGGCTCCTTCTTTGAAAACCGTGTAAAGCTCAACTCTAACATCTTCCTGAACAAATATGATGGCTATCAGGCTGTTGCTTTTGGTCCAACCGGTGGTTCTAACGATTCCATCATCATTAACGTAGACAAAGGCGAAACTTACGGTATCGAAGGCGAGATGATTGTCTTTGTTGGTAAGGGCCTTGAGCTGAACAGTTCTGTGGGCTGGCTGCACACCGAGATAAAAGAAGCAAGCGGCGTTAACGCCTATCTAGTTGGTAATGAGTTTAGCTATGCACCTGCTGTTAATGCGGCTGTTGGTTTCACTCAAAACTTTGAGAACGGTTTATCTTTTGGTGCACGCCTGAACTATGTAGGCGAATATTTCTCTGACATTGACAATCTGGCAACTGACCTTGCTGGTGACTATGTTACAGTCAGCCTGAACATAGGCTACGAAACAGAGCGTTTCAGCGTTCGCGCGTACGCCAAAAACCTGTTTGAGGAAGAAATCCTGCTCCGGTCTGCAACCACAACGGCACAGGTCGGCGCACCCGGATCGTTTGGTATCGTTTTTGATTATAACTTCTAG
- a CDS encoding alpha/beta hydrolase-fold protein has translation MHCIFNRLLHTVFFRLFAITILATGCSAEPAGTEHKTGLPVAGLHTIIDNFLDHKSEAAEAHFWQAVEKNGTPLVTPTKINETGNKTVQMTFLWRGDQDTHSVELLGSKRTADRKDNLMANIAGTHIWFKTVEVPSDAAMTYNFALNTAQFMGTDAYRKHVFANLKHDPFNKNLWHLQESMFKTASIIKGPDAAELYWSIPKGAPEGRLAKHSFQSSIMKVTRGISLYYPPKTNTQDELPIVFIFDGEKYLTDGLANYALDNLINEQKIPPVLAVFVDNTVPTQRAEELPCNPDFTNFLADELLPWVRAEVPATKTSTDIVVAGSSYGGLASTCANLFRPEVFNHVLSQSGSYWWSPPEGSALADGMKESWVSRRYADRGCADTRFYFDAGLFEWGADDKNIGNSTETLYTLLKSKGCETVYRSFPGGHDLLFWRETLPEGLVWLLGNEEKPSFKN, from the coding sequence ATGCACTGCATTTTCAACCGCCTTCTCCATACAGTTTTTTTCCGCCTATTTGCTATTACAATACTGGCAACTGGCTGTAGCGCAGAACCCGCAGGCACAGAACATAAAACCGGCCTTCCCGTAGCTGGCCTTCATACAATAATTGATAATTTTTTGGATCATAAAAGCGAAGCGGCAGAGGCTCACTTTTGGCAAGCTGTTGAAAAGAATGGCACCCCCCTCGTCACCCCCACAAAAATAAATGAAACAGGCAACAAAACTGTACAGATGACCTTTCTATGGCGCGGCGACCAAGATACACACTCAGTTGAACTTCTTGGCAGCAAGCGCACAGCCGACCGCAAAGATAACCTGATGGCAAATATTGCAGGCACCCATATCTGGTTTAAAACAGTTGAGGTGCCATCCGACGCTGCCATGACCTATAATTTTGCTCTGAATACGGCTCAGTTCATGGGCACAGATGCCTACAGGAAACATGTGTTTGCTAATTTGAAACACGACCCTTTCAATAAGAACCTTTGGCACCTGCAAGAAAGTATGTTCAAAACAGCTTCCATCATCAAGGGGCCTGATGCTGCAGAACTATACTGGTCAATACCGAAAGGCGCACCAGAAGGCCGCCTTGCAAAGCACAGCTTTCAAAGCAGCATCATGAAAGTAACACGAGGCATCTCTCTTTATTATCCCCCAAAAACAAACACTCAGGACGAGCTGCCTATTGTCTTCATTTTTGACGGCGAAAAATACCTAACAGACGGTCTTGCAAACTATGCGCTTGATAACCTGATAAACGAGCAAAAAATACCGCCCGTGCTCGCTGTTTTTGTTGACAACACGGTTCCCACACAGCGGGCAGAAGAACTGCCCTGCAACCCTGACTTTACAAATTTTCTCGCAGATGAATTGCTGCCATGGGTAAGGGCCGAAGTTCCTGCCACAAAAACCTCAACCGATATTGTTGTGGCAGGATCAAGCTACGGCGGCCTTGCCTCAACATGCGCGAACCTGTTCCGACCAGAGGTGTTCAACCATGTGCTTAGCCAATCTGGATCTTACTGGTGGTCTCCGCCCGAAGGGTCTGCCCTTGCTGATGGCATGAAAGAAAGCTGGGTTTCAAGGCGCTATGCTGACCGGGGCTGTGCCGACACACGTTTTTATTTTGATGCCGGCCTCTTTGAATGGGGCGCAGACGATAAAAACATCGGTAACAGTACAGAAACCCTATACACGCTATTAAAAAGCAAAGGCTGCGAAACCGTATATCGCAGTTTCCCCGGCGGTCATGACCTGCTGTTCTGGCGCGAAACACTCCCAGAGGGGCTCGTTTGGCTCCTAGGCAATGAGGAAAAGCCATCCTTCAAAAATTAA